A genomic segment from Halomonas sp. GD1P12 encodes:
- a CDS encoding TRAP transporter large permease — translation MNLSPELLALVMFGGLLVGLFMGHPLAFVLGGVAVIGAFVGPGERVLGTLINNIFGNAMDNYVLVAIPLFVLMARFLNDSGVTERMFDAMRLLLANLRGGLALTVVIVSVLLAATTGIVGASIAVMGMIALVPMLKYGYNKELSAGVIMASGCLGILIPPSIMLILMASYSPVSVGALFAGAMVPGVMLGVMYALYVLIICHFKPSYGPPVPKEERAEVSTGELLKMLGKYVVPPMALILGVLGALFTGIATATEASAIGVLIAFILFLIFGDRKVSTCYRTLIDAGKTTTMVMLVLVGATAFTGVFSRGGGMQVIQDLLLAMPGGTTGALIMMFLLVFVLGMFLDWTGIVLLSFPIMLPIIEQMGIDPLWFVVMVAVVLQTSFLTPPFGYALFYLKGVAPPGVEIVDLYKAVIPFCALILIACVLMAFFPVLVTGLPGLMVGY, via the coding sequence ATGAACTTGAGTCCTGAGCTATTGGCGCTGGTGATGTTCGGTGGCCTGCTGGTCGGGCTGTTCATGGGTCATCCGCTCGCCTTTGTGCTCGGCGGGGTGGCGGTGATCGGCGCCTTCGTCGGCCCCGGCGAGCGAGTGCTGGGCACGCTGATCAACAACATTTTCGGCAACGCCATGGACAACTACGTGCTGGTGGCGATCCCGCTGTTCGTGCTCATGGCGAGGTTTTTGAACGACTCCGGCGTCACCGAGCGCATGTTCGACGCCATGCGCCTGCTGCTGGCCAATCTGCGCGGCGGGCTTGCGCTGACCGTGGTCATCGTTTCAGTGCTGTTGGCCGCGACCACCGGCATCGTCGGCGCCTCGATTGCGGTGATGGGCATGATCGCGCTGGTGCCGATGCTCAAGTATGGCTACAACAAGGAGCTCAGCGCCGGGGTGATCATGGCCAGCGGCTGCCTGGGGATTCTGATTCCGCCGAGCATCATGCTGATCTTGATGGCGAGCTACTCGCCGGTGTCGGTCGGTGCGCTGTTCGCCGGCGCCATGGTGCCCGGCGTCATGCTGGGCGTGATGTACGCGCTTTACGTGCTGATCATCTGCCACTTCAAGCCCTCCTATGGGCCGCCGGTGCCAAAGGAAGAGCGCGCGGAGGTGAGTACCGGCGAGCTCTTGAAAATGCTCGGCAAGTACGTGGTGCCGCCGATGGCGCTGATTCTCGGCGTTCTGGGGGCGCTGTTCACCGGTATCGCCACCGCCACCGAGGCCTCGGCGATCGGCGTGCTGATCGCGTTCATCCTGTTTTTGATCTTCGGCGATCGCAAGGTCTCCACCTGCTACCGCACGCTCATCGACGCGGGCAAGACCACCACCATGGTCATGCTGGTGCTGGTGGGCGCGACCGCCTTTACCGGCGTGTTCTCGCGAGGCGGCGGTATGCAGGTGATTCAGGATCTGCTGCTGGCCATGCCCGGCGGCACCACCGGCGCGTTGATCATGATGTTTTTGCTGGTGTTCGTGCTGGGGATGTTTCTCGACTGGACGGGCATCGTGCTGTTGAGCTTTCCCATCATGCTGCCGATCATCGAACAGATGGGGATCGACCCGCTCTGGTTCGTGGTGATGGTCGCCGTGGTGCTGCAAACCTCGTTTCTCACCCCGCCGTTTGGTTACGCGCTTTTCTATCTCAAGGGCGTTGCCCCGCCCGGAGTGGAGATCGTCGACTTGTACAAGGCGGTGATCCCCTTCTGCGCGCTGATTCTGATCGCCTGCGTGCTGATGGCGTTCTTCCCGGTGCTGGTCACGGGCCTACCGGGGCTGATGGTCGGCTATTGA
- the dctP gene encoding TRAP transporter substrate-binding protein DctP has protein sequence MKLASRFTLTALATGVLFASTAQAQEQWTMTSTWPDNLDLIQIDRHWVELVNQLAGEEIQINFRAGGTLMPGTEVFDATETGSIEAAGDWPGYWAGLNPAFSPLATTTSLFNGVDYLNWIQQWGGREMYEEIYGQFNMMYLPYGITNNESGFMGRTPIASIADLEGKRLRLSGRDQGRVLEQLGGSQVTLAGGEVYQAIERGVIDAGEFSTPGVDYKAGFAEVADNWATPGWHQSASVFGVMINMDAWNALDEDTQQKLRIAADATMAWSLAWSERESNEATRKFVEDGVTINQFSDEDLAQIQQVTNDVIVQGACENPDHAKVYQSMVSYLQDYATWRDVSYPFNMSRTMDNLPSLEEIEACL, from the coding sequence ATGAAACTTGCCTCGCGTTTTACCCTCACGGCCCTCGCCACGGGCGTGCTGTTCGCCTCCACTGCCCAGGCTCAAGAGCAGTGGACCATGACGTCCACCTGGCCGGATAACCTGGATCTGATTCAGATCGACCGTCACTGGGTGGAGCTGGTCAATCAGTTGGCCGGCGAGGAAATTCAGATCAACTTTCGCGCCGGCGGTACCCTGATGCCGGGCACCGAAGTGTTCGACGCCACCGAAACCGGCAGCATCGAGGCCGCCGGCGACTGGCCCGGCTACTGGGCGGGGCTCAACCCGGCGTTCTCACCGCTTGCGACCACCACGAGCCTGTTCAACGGCGTGGACTACCTGAACTGGATTCAGCAGTGGGGCGGACGCGAGATGTATGAGGAGATCTACGGCCAGTTCAACATGATGTACCTGCCCTACGGCATCACCAACAACGAGTCCGGCTTCATGGGCCGTACGCCGATCGCGAGCATCGCCGATCTCGAAGGCAAGCGCCTGCGCCTTTCCGGGCGTGACCAGGGCCGCGTGCTCGAGCAGCTGGGCGGCTCTCAGGTGACGCTGGCCGGCGGCGAGGTGTATCAGGCCATCGAGCGTGGCGTGATCGACGCCGGCGAATTCTCCACCCCCGGCGTCGACTACAAGGCCGGTTTCGCGGAAGTGGCCGACAACTGGGCAACACCTGGCTGGCACCAGTCCGCCAGCGTGTTTGGCGTGATGATCAACATGGACGCCTGGAACGCGCTGGATGAGGATACTCAGCAGAAGCTGCGCATCGCCGCCGACGCCACCATGGCCTGGTCGCTGGCCTGGTCCGAGCGCGAATCCAATGAAGCCACCCGCAAGTTCGTCGAGGATGGCGTGACCATCAACCAGTTCTCCGACGAGGATCTGGCACAGATCCAGCAGGTGACCAACGACGTGATCGTTCAGGGCGCCTGCGAGAACCCGGACCACGCCAAGGTCTACCAGTCGATGGTCAGCTATCTGCAGGATTACGCCACCTGGCGCGACGTCTCCTACCCCTTCAACATGAGCCGCACCATGGACAACCTGCCGTCACTGGAAGAGATCGAAGCCTGCCTGTAA
- a CDS encoding TRAP transporter small permease subunit, whose translation MNAIAKAIDAFNELFGRLIAPLIAVMTLIVLYDIASRFFLGRPSDWAFDVTKMLFGAHFMLMAAYGLKHHAHVEVDVLKRLLSHKRQAVLTLLGYLIFFVPFIWMMLKYGWLFFERAFSRGETTYGMVALPVYPIKGVIVLAAALILLQAIAIVLRAVIALREERSHELES comes from the coding sequence ATGAATGCCATTGCCAAGGCGATCGACGCCTTCAACGAGCTGTTCGGGCGCCTGATCGCGCCACTGATCGCCGTGATGACCCTGATCGTGCTTTACGATATTGCCTCGCGCTTTTTTCTCGGGCGGCCCAGCGACTGGGCCTTCGATGTCACCAAGATGCTGTTTGGCGCCCACTTCATGCTGATGGCTGCTTACGGGCTCAAGCATCACGCCCACGTCGAAGTCGACGTGCTCAAGCGCCTTTTGTCACACAAGCGCCAGGCGGTGCTGACCCTGCTGGGCTATCTGATCTTCTTCGTGCCCTTCATCTGGATGATGCTGAAATACGGCTGGCTGTTTTTCGAGCGCGCCTTCAGCCGGGGCGAAACGACTTACGGCATGGTGGCGCTGCCGGTCTACCCCATCAAGGGCGTGATCGTGCTCGCCGCCGCGCTGATTCTACTGCAGGCGATCGCGATCGTACTGCGCGCCGTTATCGCCCTGCGTGAGGAGCGCTCCCATGAACTTGAGTCCTGA
- a CDS encoding ABC transporter permease — protein MSTLPHCSPRAACRLAGALSPWSLALFGVALAVALPILIVLGHVLVPTDGIWGHLASTVLPRYLINTLWLTLGVGLGTLIIGTGCAWLVVMCRFPGKRLFEWALLLPLAVPTYVIAYAYTDFFQVAGPFQSALRAWFDWQYGDYYFPNIRSLGGAATLITFVLYPYVYLLARASFLEQSAGMLDVGRTLGRGPWRLFFSVALPLSRPALVGGVSLALMETLNEFGAVQFFGVDTFTTGIYRTWFGLGEPVAAAQLAACLLSFVIVLVLLEQVSRGKRRYFHAAGHRQPLPEYRLGGGKAAAATLACVLPVVVGFLLPGGILLHLALTQGDALLGTRFLRFAFNSLSLAAIAALIAVGLAVVLSYSVRLNDTSPARLFTRVAAMGYAIPGSVVAVGILIPFAWLDSTLNAWLHARYGVIVGLVFSGSAFILIYAYVVRFLAVSFNAVEASLGKVTPSMDAASRTLGHTAGATLRRVHTPLMRSSLLAAGILVFVDVMKELPATMILRPFNFDTLAVRAHSLASDERLAEASTASLAIVLAGIVPVILLSVAMRRGAGK, from the coding sequence ATGTCGACGCTCCCCCACTGCTCGCCCCGGGCCGCCTGCCGACTCGCTGGCGCCTTGTCGCCCTGGTCTTTGGCCCTTTTTGGCGTAGCCCTGGCAGTGGCGCTGCCGATCTTGATCGTGCTCGGGCACGTGCTGGTGCCGACCGACGGCATCTGGGGGCACCTGGCGAGCACCGTGCTTCCGCGCTATCTGATCAATACGCTGTGGCTGACGCTGGGGGTCGGGCTCGGGACGCTGATCATCGGCACCGGCTGCGCGTGGCTGGTGGTGATGTGCCGCTTTCCGGGTAAGCGCCTCTTCGAGTGGGCGCTTTTGCTGCCGCTGGCGGTGCCGACCTACGTGATCGCCTACGCCTACACGGATTTCTTTCAGGTGGCGGGTCCGTTTCAAAGCGCGCTGCGCGCCTGGTTCGACTGGCAGTATGGCGATTACTATTTCCCCAACATTCGCTCGCTGGGTGGGGCGGCGACGCTGATCACCTTCGTGCTCTATCCGTATGTTTACCTCTTGGCCCGCGCCTCGTTTCTGGAGCAGTCGGCGGGCATGCTGGATGTAGGCCGCACGTTGGGGCGCGGGCCCTGGCGGCTCTTTTTCAGCGTGGCGCTGCCGCTTTCACGTCCGGCGCTGGTGGGCGGGGTGTCGCTGGCATTGATGGAAACGCTCAATGAGTTCGGCGCGGTGCAGTTCTTCGGTGTGGATACCTTCACCACCGGCATCTACCGCACCTGGTTTGGACTCGGCGAGCCGGTGGCCGCCGCGCAGCTGGCGGCGTGCCTTTTGAGCTTCGTGATCGTGCTGGTGCTTTTGGAGCAGGTGTCGCGCGGCAAGCGGCGCTACTTTCACGCCGCAGGCCACCGCCAGCCGCTGCCGGAGTATCGACTGGGCGGGGGGAAAGCGGCGGCGGCCACGCTTGCGTGTGTGTTGCCGGTCGTCGTCGGTTTTCTGCTGCCTGGCGGCATTCTGCTCCACCTGGCGCTCACCCAGGGCGATGCGCTGTTGGGCACCCGTTTTCTGCGCTTCGCCTTCAACAGCCTGAGCCTGGCGGCCATCGCGGCGCTGATCGCGGTGGGGCTGGCGGTCGTGTTGAGCTACAGCGTGCGGCTGAACGACACCTCGCCGGCCCGGCTCTTTACCCGCGTGGCGGCGATGGGCTACGCCATTCCCGGCTCGGTGGTAGCGGTGGGCATCTTGATTCCCTTCGCTTGGCTCGACAGCACGCTCAATGCCTGGCTGCACGCCCGCTATGGGGTAATCGTGGGGCTCGTCTTCAGCGGCTCGGCGTTCATTTTGATCTACGCCTACGTGGTGCGCTTTCTCGCGGTGTCGTTCAACGCCGTGGAGGCGAGTCTTGGCAAGGTGACGCCGAGCATGGACGCCGCCTCGCGCACGCTGGGCCACACCGCAGGCGCCACGTTAAGACGAGTACACACGCCGCTGATGCGCTCGAGCCTTCTGGCGGCGGGCATTCTGGTGTTCGTCGACGTGATGAAGGAGCTGCCGGCGACGATGATCCTGCGCCCGTTCAACTTCGACACCCTGGCGGTGCGCGCCCACAGCCTGGCCTCGGACGAGCGCTTGGCCGAGGCCTCGACCGCCTCGCTCGCTATCGTGCTGGCGGGCATCGTGCCGGTGATACTGCTCAGCGTGGCGATGCGTCGCGGCGCGGGAAAATGA
- a CDS encoding ABC transporter ATP-binding protein: MTSSTAPTFDSPALALQGIEHAFGDHRVVKGVDLVINPGEVMCLLGPSGCGKTTLLRIAAGLEAVQTGRVCLDGEEIAGPGRTHRPPEKRSVGLAFQESALFPHLSVLDNVTFGLNHLPRRERAPRAQSLLEQLGMADHASRYPHMLSGGQQQRVALARALAPRPNLMLLDEPFSSLDARLRDQIRDDTLHVLKHLGTATLLVTHDPEEAMFMADRIALMRDGQIVQTGTPYELYCLPVDPFVVTFFGEVNELEGVVKNGQIETSIGTLKAEWLEDDTAVQVMIRPEALRLKALNLPIGEHRESHVIMAKLLGRASLVHLCAHAQNGEEAHLHARVPGVYLPAPGQPVEIDLDHSQVFIFPRRDASPR, encoded by the coding sequence ATGACCTCGTCTACTGCCCCCACCTTCGATTCGCCGGCGCTCGCGCTTCAGGGCATCGAGCACGCCTTCGGTGATCATCGCGTCGTCAAGGGCGTCGATCTGGTGATCAACCCGGGAGAGGTCATGTGTTTGCTGGGGCCTTCCGGCTGCGGCAAAACCACGCTGTTGCGCATCGCCGCGGGCCTTGAAGCGGTGCAAACGGGGCGGGTGTGTCTCGACGGTGAAGAGATCGCCGGGCCCGGCCGAACGCACCGGCCGCCGGAGAAGCGAAGCGTGGGGCTGGCGTTTCAGGAGTCGGCGCTGTTTCCCCACCTGAGCGTGCTCGATAACGTCACCTTCGGGCTCAACCACCTGCCCCGGCGCGAAAGAGCGCCGCGGGCGCAGTCGCTGCTCGAACAGCTGGGCATGGCGGATCACGCCAGCCGCTACCCGCACATGCTCTCCGGCGGCCAGCAGCAGCGGGTGGCACTGGCCCGGGCGCTGGCGCCGAGACCCAATTTGATGCTGCTCGACGAGCCGTTTTCGAGCCTGGATGCCAGGCTTCGCGATCAAATCCGCGACGATACGCTCCACGTGCTCAAGCATCTTGGCACCGCCACGCTCCTGGTCACTCACGACCCGGAAGAGGCGATGTTCATGGCGGATCGTATCGCGCTGATGCGCGACGGCCAGATCGTTCAGACCGGCACGCCTTATGAGCTCTACTGCCTGCCGGTAGACCCCTTCGTGGTCACCTTCTTTGGCGAGGTCAACGAACTCGAAGGCGTGGTGAAAAACGGCCAGATAGAGACGTCGATCGGCACCTTGAAAGCAGAGTGGCTCGAGGACGACACTGCGGTGCAGGTGATGATTCGCCCGGAGGCGCTGCGCCTGAAAGCGCTCAATCTGCCCATTGGCGAGCACCGCGAAAGCCACGTGATCATGGCCAAGCTTCTGGGCCGGGCGAGCCTCGTGCATCTTTGCGCCCACGCCCAGAACGGTGAGGAAGCCCACCTGCACGCCCGCGTGCCCGGCGTCTACCTGCCCGCGCCCGGCCAGCCGGTGGAGATCGACCTGGATCACTCCCAGGTGTTCATTTTCCCGCGCCGCGACGCATCGCCACGCTGA
- a CDS encoding Fe(3+) ABC transporter substrate-binding protein, whose amino-acid sequence MKNTVMKRTLTLAPLAAAVIGAGAAASAQADEVNIYSARHYDSDEVLYKAFTDETGIEVNVLEGDSDQLMERMQREGIASPADVMLTVDAGRLWRAEEDGLFQSVDSEVLNERLPEAMRHPEGLWFGFSQRARVIFYNPDNIDPSDIATYEALAEPDLEGRVCIRSSNNIYNQSLLASLIEHHGAEEAEAWAQGVVNNMARDPEGGDTDQILGVASGECDVAVANHYYYARLLNSDDDAEREAAERVEILFPNQDDRGTHVNVGGAGLVANAQNPENGIRFLEFLASNEAQEILADRNYEFPVVEGVAKDPLLDSWGDFKRDDINMSLLGENNPEAVRIFDRVGWR is encoded by the coding sequence ATGAAAAATACAGTCATGAAGAGAACGCTGACCCTGGCGCCCCTGGCCGCCGCCGTGATCGGCGCGGGCGCCGCGGCCAGCGCCCAGGCCGACGAGGTCAACATCTACTCGGCCCGCCACTACGACTCCGATGAGGTGCTTTACAAGGCCTTTACCGATGAAACCGGTATCGAGGTGAACGTGCTGGAAGGCGACTCCGACCAGCTGATGGAGCGCATGCAGCGTGAAGGCATCGCCAGCCCCGCCGACGTGATGCTGACCGTGGATGCGGGCCGGCTGTGGCGCGCAGAAGAAGACGGCCTGTTCCAGAGCGTGGATTCCGAGGTCTTGAACGAGCGCCTGCCCGAGGCGATGCGCCACCCGGAAGGCCTGTGGTTCGGCTTCAGCCAGCGCGCGCGGGTGATCTTCTACAATCCTGACAATATCGACCCGAGCGACATCGCCACCTACGAGGCGCTGGCCGAGCCCGACCTCGAAGGCCGCGTGTGCATTCGCTCGTCGAACAACATCTACAACCAGTCGCTGCTCGCCTCTCTCATCGAGCACCACGGCGCAGAAGAGGCCGAAGCCTGGGCCCAGGGCGTGGTGAACAACATGGCCCGCGACCCGGAAGGCGGTGACACCGACCAGATTCTCGGCGTGGCCAGCGGCGAGTGCGACGTGGCGGTGGCGAATCACTACTACTACGCGCGCCTTCTGAACTCCGACGATGACGCCGAGCGCGAAGCCGCCGAGCGGGTAGAGATTCTGTTCCCCAATCAGGACGACCGGGGCACCCACGTCAACGTCGGCGGCGCGGGCCTTGTGGCCAACGCCCAGAACCCGGAAAACGGCATTCGTTTCCTGGAGTTCCTGGCCTCAAACGAGGCTCAGGAGATTCTGGCCGACCGCAACTACGAGTTCCCGGTGGTCGAGGGCGTGGCCAAGGACCCGCTGCTCGACTCCTGGGGCGACTTCAAGCGCGACGACATCAACATGAGTCTTTTGGGCGAGAACAACCCGGAAGCGGTGCGTATTTTCGACCGCGTGGGCTGGCGCTAG